A single window of Rhodococcus jostii RHA1 DNA harbors:
- the pth gene encoding aminoacyl-tRNA hydrolase — MSEDTALVVGLGNPGPQYEKTRHNVGFMVAGVLSARMGGKFSAHKKSGAEIVQGRFEGRPTILAKPRSFMNLSGSAVAGLARFFSVDPGNIVVIHDELDLDFGTIRLKQGGGEGGHNGLRSISSALGTKDYLRTRVGIGRPPGRMDPASYVLKPFSSVERKELDLVCEESADAVELVLRVGLEAAQNRLH; from the coding sequence GTGAGTGAAGACACCGCTCTGGTGGTGGGCCTGGGCAACCCAGGACCGCAGTACGAGAAGACCCGGCACAACGTCGGCTTCATGGTGGCCGGCGTGCTGTCCGCTCGCATGGGTGGCAAGTTCAGCGCGCACAAGAAGAGCGGCGCCGAGATCGTCCAGGGCCGATTCGAGGGCCGTCCGACGATCCTCGCCAAGCCCCGGTCGTTCATGAACCTGTCCGGTTCCGCCGTTGCCGGCCTGGCCCGGTTCTTCTCCGTCGATCCGGGCAACATCGTGGTCATCCACGACGAACTCGACCTCGACTTCGGGACCATTCGCCTCAAGCAGGGCGGCGGCGAGGGCGGACACAACGGACTGCGGTCCATCTCGAGCGCGCTCGGCACCAAGGACTATCTGCGCACCCGCGTCGGGATCGGCCGTCCCCCCGGACGGATGGATCCGGCGTCGTACGTGCTGAAGCCATTCTCCTCGGTGGAACGCAAGGAACTCGACCTGGTCTGCGAAGAGTCGGCCGACGCCGTCGAACTGGTCCTGCGCGTCGGGCTCGAGGCCGCGCAGAACCGCCTGCATTAG
- a CDS encoding 50S ribosomal protein L25/general stress protein Ctc translates to MSDENRLVAAVRTEFGKGAARRARRDGQVPAVLYGHGEDPRHLNVPSRDFAAILRAHGTNAILTLDIEGKEQVALTKSVVVHPIRNYIEHADLLVIKKGEKVTVDVPVVVTGEAAAGTLVAQDAATISLEADALHIPEQIEVSVEGLEVGTQILANQLELPKGSTLQADEELLIVNVVAAPTAADLEEETGEAAAEAEAPAEEGAES, encoded by the coding sequence ATGTCTGACGAAAATCGCCTCGTAGCCGCCGTGCGCACCGAGTTCGGCAAGGGCGCCGCCCGCCGCGCGCGCCGCGACGGCCAGGTCCCCGCAGTCCTGTACGGCCACGGTGAGGACCCCCGCCACCTGAACGTCCCCTCCCGCGACTTCGCCGCCATCCTGCGCGCGCACGGCACCAACGCCATCCTGACCCTCGACATCGAGGGCAAGGAGCAGGTCGCGCTCACCAAGTCGGTCGTGGTTCACCCGATCCGCAACTACATCGAGCACGCCGACCTCCTCGTCATCAAGAAGGGCGAGAAGGTCACCGTCGACGTTCCCGTCGTCGTCACCGGTGAGGCCGCTGCCGGCACCCTGGTCGCGCAGGACGCCGCCACCATCTCCCTCGAGGCCGACGCGCTGCACATCCCCGAGCAGATCGAGGTCTCGGTCGAGGGCCTCGAGGTCGGCACCCAGATCCTGGCCAACCAGCTCGAGCTGCCCAAGGGTTCCACCCTGCAGGCCGACGAGGAACTGCTCATCGTCAACGTCGTCGCAGCCCCGACCGCTGCCGACCTCGAAGAGGAGACCGGCGAGGCCGCGGCCGAGGCCGAGGCTCCGGCCGAAGAGGGCGCCGAGAGCTGA
- a CDS encoding flavin-containing monooxygenase: MTATLDAPVDTNIPQPGDIARRWLAGFGATLERGDARGAAQHFLVDGWWRDLLSFTWDLHTTHGRADIESRLADSVPVHEPRHLVLSPAHPAEAVADPEGDWIQAFFTFETTLARSRGFVRLRRDDDGEWRAWTLISAMEEIKGHEEKKGHRRVQGTNHGAHRGKINWLDRRTAKGEFETEQPAVVIVGAGQGGLALAARLGQLGVDTLLVERNDRIGDSWRKRYHSLVLHDPVWYDHLPYLNFPDHWPVFTPKDKLANWFEFYADAMELNVWTGTEFTGGSYDDATGEWTVTVARDDGSTRTLHPRHVVLATGMSGVPNIPRIAGADTFEGTIEHSSWFVGGREMQGKKALVVGCCNSGHDIAQELNEQGADVTILQRSSTYVMSSKHGIPGLFGGVYEEGGPAVQDADLIFASLPYPLLAGIHAGATEAIAEKDAEMLDGLRKAGFKVDFGEDGSGLFMKYLRRGGGYYIDVGASELIASGEVSVKQGTEIDHFTPDGVVFADGTEMPVDVVVLATGYKNMRESARKFLGDAVADRCQDVWGLDAEGELRTVWRRSGHPGFWFMAGNLHQSRHYSKYLAFQIKAQEEGLQPIR; this comes from the coding sequence ATGACCGCCACACTCGACGCACCCGTCGACACCAACATCCCGCAGCCGGGTGACATCGCCCGGCGCTGGCTGGCCGGATTCGGTGCCACCCTCGAACGAGGCGACGCGCGCGGGGCCGCCCAGCACTTCCTGGTCGATGGTTGGTGGCGCGACCTGCTGTCGTTCACCTGGGATCTGCACACCACACACGGTCGCGCGGACATCGAGTCGCGCCTCGCGGATTCGGTTCCGGTGCACGAGCCGCGCCACCTCGTCCTGTCACCCGCGCACCCCGCCGAGGCGGTGGCTGATCCGGAGGGCGACTGGATACAGGCCTTCTTCACATTCGAGACGACCCTGGCCCGCAGCCGCGGTTTCGTTCGGCTGAGGCGCGACGACGACGGAGAGTGGCGCGCCTGGACGTTGATCAGCGCGATGGAGGAGATCAAGGGCCACGAGGAGAAGAAGGGGCATCGGCGGGTTCAGGGCACGAATCACGGCGCCCACCGCGGCAAGATCAACTGGCTCGACCGGCGAACCGCCAAGGGCGAGTTCGAGACCGAGCAGCCGGCCGTCGTGATCGTCGGCGCCGGCCAGGGTGGTCTCGCCCTCGCCGCCCGTCTGGGGCAGCTCGGAGTCGACACCCTGCTGGTGGAGCGAAACGACCGGATCGGTGACAGCTGGCGAAAGCGCTACCACTCGCTGGTCCTGCACGACCCGGTCTGGTACGACCACCTGCCGTACCTGAACTTCCCCGACCACTGGCCGGTGTTCACGCCCAAGGACAAGCTCGCGAACTGGTTCGAGTTCTACGCCGACGCAATGGAACTCAACGTGTGGACGGGAACCGAGTTCACCGGCGGCAGCTATGACGACGCCACCGGCGAATGGACCGTGACCGTCGCCCGCGACGACGGCTCCACCCGCACGCTGCACCCCCGGCACGTCGTCCTCGCCACGGGAATGAGTGGGGTGCCGAACATTCCGCGGATCGCTGGTGCCGACACGTTCGAGGGAACCATCGAGCATTCGAGCTGGTTCGTCGGCGGCCGGGAGATGCAGGGCAAGAAGGCCCTCGTCGTCGGCTGCTGCAACTCGGGCCACGACATCGCCCAGGAACTCAACGAGCAGGGTGCGGACGTGACCATCCTGCAGCGCTCGTCCACGTATGTGATGAGCAGCAAGCACGGCATCCCCGGACTGTTCGGCGGCGTGTACGAGGAGGGCGGGCCCGCGGTGCAGGACGCCGACCTGATCTTCGCGTCGCTGCCGTACCCGTTGCTCGCGGGAATTCACGCCGGGGCGACGGAGGCCATCGCCGAGAAGGACGCGGAGATGCTCGACGGTCTGCGGAAGGCCGGATTCAAGGTCGATTTCGGCGAGGACGGCAGTGGCCTGTTCATGAAGTACCTGCGACGCGGCGGCGGCTACTACATCGACGTCGGCGCATCCGAGCTGATCGCGAGCGGCGAGGTGTCGGTGAAGCAGGGAACCGAGATCGATCACTTCACCCCGGACGGGGTCGTGTTCGCCGACGGCACCGAGATGCCGGTGGACGTGGTGGTTCTCGCGACCGGATACAAGAACATGCGTGAGAGCGCCCGCAAGTTCCTCGGCGACGCGGTCGCGGACCGCTGCCAGGACGTCTGGGGCCTCGACGCCGAGGGCGAGCTGCGCACGGTGTGGCGCCGGTCCGGTCATCCGGGTTTCTGGTTCATGGCAGGCAACCTGCATCAGTCCCGGCATTACTCGAAGTATCTGGCCTTCCAGATCAAGGCCCAGGAGGAAGGGTTGCAGCCGATCCGATGA